TAGTGATGGGGTTGCTTACACGGACAGGGGAGTATTTATTAATCAAGATCGCGAAAAAGTTATGACGGTTCCGGATCGCTTTTGCCGCGGGATGTATGTTTTTGAGAATGGTATCTCCGTTTCGTGTATCATGGTTGGCGACAAAATGCGGTTCGGACTTTTTGATAAGAATTTCCGGGAAATCGTCAAGCCTCAATACGAATTTTTCGATAAGTTCGTCGATGGGCTGGCAGCCGTTTATAAAAATGGCAAATGGGGATTTATAGATCGGAATGGAAAGGAAGTCGTCAAGCCGCAGTACGAAGCCTATGGCTATAGTTATGAATTTTTAGAAGGACTAGCTCTGGTTAGTAAAAACGGAAAAATGGGTTATATCGATAAAACGGGCAAGGTAGTTATTCCTTTACGTTACGATTACGCAAGAAGCTTCAGCGATGGACTAGCTGCGATCATGGTAAAAGACAAATTTGGCTATATCGACAAGAATGGCAAAATCGTGATTCAGCCTAAGTATGATGAGGCTTACTCTTTTGGAGAAGGCGTTGCCATCGTCTATCGCAACGGATGGTTGCTTATCGACAAATCCGGCAAGGAAACGAAGCTGAAGTTGAATTGGCAGTACGAAATCAGCGAGTCTGATACGTTTTCTGAGGGCCTACTCAAGGTGAAGTTTAAAGGAAAGTATGGCTTTATGAACAAAAAGGGCGAGCTTGTGGTTAAAGCACAATATGAGAGCATCGACCCATTCATCGGAGGAGTCGCTAGAATAAGCAAGAGCGACCCGAAGAACGCAAGGGCGTATCCCAAATACGGTTTTGTAGACAAGAAAGGCAAGGAGATTATACCGGCTAAGTACGATTATGTCGGCATGTTCAGTGAAGGCTTGGCAGATGTCAGACAGAATGGAAAATGGGGTTTTGTCGATCAGACGGGCAAGGTTATCGTAAAGCTTCAATTTGATGATGCCTTAAGCTACAGCGAAGGGCTTGCAGCAGTAAAGGTTAACGGCAAATGGGGTTATATTCGAAATCCACTCCATGCGGTGAAATAAAGATAAACTATAAGATATATCTTGAAGTACATTGCCACATGGGCGATGTACTTCTTTATGTTGTACTCGGGATTGTTTAGCTGGAGCTGAGAAACGGCGGGAAAACCCTCAATATGTCCTAAAAGCGAGAGAGCCGACAAGGGTCTAATTCACTTCTTGATTCCCGATCGATTATTTCACTTGCAGCCAGACGCGCAATTAGCGGTGCCAGTGTAATTGCAGAATGCATCACCGTCAGATAAAGCCCCTTTATGTGATCATGGAAGCCCACGATCGGATAGCCGTCTTCAGGCATTGGTCTCATCCCGACCTGGATGCTTTCCAGTTCCAGTTGATTCCCGTCCTTCAAACTGCGACGCAACGTCTCGAACGCTCGTTTGCCGACCGCCTCTGGTCCGTTTTCCTCCGACTCGTCGATATAATCTTCCGCAGCCAGCAGCGTATGATCCGTCAGTTGACGCGCTTCAAATTGCGCATTTGAGATTAATGTGCGTATCAGCTTATTCGTAGTTTTCATCCGAATTAGAATGGAAGGCGACGACGTTACTGGCACGGGACAACCTAACGGGTTGCAAAGTTCGGGTATGCCTGTACCTGCGGCTAATACCACGACATCCGACTCCAGAAAACCCTTGGACGTATGGATGCCGACTAGGCGGGAATCTTCTTGCTGCAGCAATGTAACGATGGTATCGAACTGCACTTTTGCTCCGTACTCCCGCGCTTTGCTGAGCAACAGCTCTGTTAACCCTATTGGGTCCAACGCACCTTCCTCGCTGACAAAAATCGCTTCATCCGGGTATTCCTTCAGATTCGGCTCCAATGCCTCAAGCTGCTCCCGATTTAATTTTTGAGAGTGGAGTTGCTCCCTTAGGGGCGGAGTGCCCCAAGTCAGCGCTCCATGCCAATGAATTTTCAGCTCGGACAGCTCTTGCTGAAGCGCATGATATTCTTCCAATGCTGCATCGTACAAATGCCAGTATTCGGGAGCCACCCTATGAGTCGTATGTATCCAGGCAAAAGATTTTTCCGTCACTTCACGCGCTGCGGCTGGATGCCGCTCAATAACGGTTACATCTTGATTCTGTTTGGCTATATGATAGGCCATGGACGCCCCGACAATTCCTGCGCCAATAATCACGATTTTTTGCTTATTCAATAATGACTCCCCCTTTGGGCTTCTCGTTCAACAGCTTGCAAATTAGTAGCCGGAGAAAGCATTGCTTCGGTTTGTAAGTTGTTAAAAAAGGCTTAGCAGATGCTTGCCTATAAAAGCGTATAGTAGCATCCCCGGAATTTTGCCTATTGCGGATGCTAATGCATAGATTGGAAAAGAAATAGAAGTGGCCCCGGCATAAATTGAAACAATTGATTGCGGAATCACTGGGATAAGACGTGCCAATAAGATGGAAACAAACGGTTTTTTCATCATTTTTGCATGAAATGAGACAACTCGTTCGTTGGTCGACAACCATTTATTCGTTTGTTCGCTATAAAAAAATCTAGTGTAGGCATACATCAGAATGGAAGATATCCAAGCGCCGCTCCAACACAGTAAGGCGCCTGGGAGAGTGCCGTACATAAATGCCATGATCCCGATGACAACGCTGTAAGGGATTATAGGGAAAAAGGTAAAGCAAATCGTTATCAACAGCATGAGGAAGACTGAATGGGAACCCTGCTGCATCCAAGCCAGAAGCTCGGATTTATAAACGATAAGCATGCTTATCGTTAATGCGTAAAAAAGAAAAGCAAGCCATTTTTTTATCTTCGCGTTACCTGATGGAGCATATAGATTCCTCATGAACCGATTATACAGAAATGCCGAGGAAAAATCTTTAATTTAATGTTTATCATTAAATAGTTATTGTTTTTCGTGAACAAATAAATTAATATATAGCTGTAAGTTCACATGAAAAGGAGATCGCGCATGAACGGAATTGAATTCAAAGCCAAACCCGGTTTCAAAAGAATGCACAATACGCTTCAGATCGGATACTGGGGAGCAATCGGGCTACTTATTGCTTTTGTCTGCTTCGATATATGGATCGGATTAAAGCCCCAGGAGTTGTTCTCTGCAGAGAAGGGAATCGCGCACTGGTCCTTTTCCGTACCGATATGGGATACGGTGACGAAGAGCGTTCTGGTTCCTTTCACTTATTTTCAGCCGATCAATCCTGATAAGTTCGATGCCAAGACCGCTTATCTGGTCGTCAGCTTGACCAATACCGTGCTTGCCTTCTGTGCCTACCTCTACTCAATTGGTCAGATCCGCCATATAATAGGAAGCATACTTAGTGGAAGCAGCCCTTTCGTCCTGGCGAATGCCTCCCGTCTGAGAAAGCTGGGAATCGCCGTCATTCTGTATTCCTTGCTGGCGAAGCTCATTCTCAATATTATGATCTGCCTGCTCGTCACTCGCATCTTTTCCATTAATCTGGGCGGTATCTCTTTAATCGGAATTATTATCGGCATACTCGTTCTGTTCGTGTCCGAGATTTTCAAGTACGGCGCTCTTCTGCAGGAAGAGCATGATTCGACTATCTGAGAATGGAGTCTGACGAAAGTGCCGATTATTATACGCCTGGACCGGGTTCTAGCCGACAAAAAAATGAAATTGAACGACCTGGCCGACAAGGTCGGCATTTCGAACGTCAATCTGTCCAATCTGAAGACGGGCAAAGTGAAGGCGATCCGGTTCTCCACCTTAGAAGCGATCTGCGAAATTCTGGACTGTCAGCCGGGAGATATTATGGAATTCGTGGCCGATAGCGAAAGCTGTAAAAACGATTGAAGGGAGCTTATCCTCCCTTCAATCGTTTTTTTTCGGGGTAAGCTTATCATGGGGCTGCTTGCTTCACTTGGCCTTTTGTTGGCGTTCGGCTCAGCTTGGTTCAGCCACAGGCGGATACCTCGTCTTGGCTCAAACTGTATTGTTTCGTCAGCCCCATCATCCACGGGCCTCTTGCTCCCTAAGTCTCCCAAGCGTAGCCAAGGGTGGTCGTTGCACATGCATCTTGGCATATCCTCAGAGACATTCCCACCGCACTGATCGGAACCCCCATTTCTTGGCGTTGGAGCCCTCAGAGCATGGGTGTTCGTGGGGGTATAAGAAGCTGGAGCGATTGGATTACTTGGCAAGATAACCCGATAGCCGTCGGGGACGAATGAAGTCCGAGTGACATATAGCAGTATGTAGATCATGAATCGGTGCTTGTTACATCCTACTTCTATAAACAGTATGACAGGACAAAATGGGTAAGAGCACTACTCGTCACGTCTATGATGAACGGAATTATATGTCTAACCTTTGGGTATGGACTTGTGACAATTGGTAGATATATTAGGTTTCAATTAACGGCTTACGATAAAATTTTATATTTGTTGCCCGAAGTGATCATTTTACTGACTCTTATTCAAATCGTGATGCTAATTGTCGTTTGGATGAAAAAGCAATACCGCATATTCGACCGGGTAATGTACAGCCTGTACACCACCGGATTGATCATCATTTCTTTTTTTATGGGATGGGCTTTTATTGTGGGGTTACAGTAACCTAACCTTGGATCTCGAAGCCAACCCGACAGCTGGAAAGATTGGATTTCGTACGAGGGAAATCCGGTAGCGAGTCACAGCCCTTTATGGATATTATCCGACAAGCTCATCCTTCTGCTCTTTCTTCGACATTTGCCTTTGGGCCGTAATCAGTTTATAGTAATTGCCTCTCTTCTCCACCAACTCGGCATGGGAACCTATTTCCGCAATTGTGCCCTTCTCCAGCACAGCTAGTCGGTCGGCATTGCGGAGAGTCGACAGTCTGTGGGCGATCGCAATCGTTGTTCGCCCTTTCATGATTCGCTGAAGCGCCTCCTGAATGACGCTTTCCGTCTCAATATCGAGCGCAGAGGTAGCTTCATCCAAAATAAGCAGAGGCGGATCATTAAGAATCGCTCTTGCAATTGCCAGACGCTGGCGCTCGCCGCCGGATATATTGTTCCCATTCTCCTCCAGCAGCGTGTCGTACCCATCCGGCAGATTAATAATAAAGGAATGCGCATTGGCGATCTTGGCCGCCCGGATTACTTCCTCTTCCGTCGCACCCGGCTTGGAGTAACGGATATTATCGAGTATCGTCCCTGTGAACAGGAATGTCTCCTGAAGCACAACACCAATCTGAGAGCGCATGTCATTCTGCTGGATGTCTCGAATGTCTACACCATCAATGGTAATTTGACCTTCATTCACATCATAGAAACGGGATAAAAGGTTAATCAATGTCGACTTTCCAGAGCCCGAATGTCCTACCAGGCCAATCATTTCCCCTTCCCGAATATCAAAGGACACATTCTTAAGCACCGGCTCATAGGACTTATAGCCAAAATAGACGCCACGGAACGAAATCGCGCCGCGAATTGTATGCTTCACAGCCCTCTTGGCCTCTAGCACCTCCGGCTGCTCGTCAATGACCGAAAATACGCGGTCAATCGAAATCAGCGCATTGGCAACCCACCTCGGCATGAACATCATCCAAGCAATCGGTCCAAACACCATTGACGCATACATGCTGAACTTGATCAGTTCACCAACATTCATCTGATTGTTCAAAATCAGGTTGCAGCCAAGCAGAAGCACAAAATATTGACCAAGCTGGATCAAGTAGTTTGTAATCGGGGCCAGCACGTTAAGAAGAGTCTCATTTTTAATCGTAGCGACGGCGAATTCACTGTTGTAGGTGCGAAATCTTTTGATCTCTCGGGATTCCTTGCCGAATGCCTTGACTACCCGGATTCCGCTCAGTACATCATGTAGAAAAGAGCTCGCCCGGTCGTAGACTCTCCACTGCTTGTGATACAGCTTCCACAGCACATGCTTCCAGATGTAAATGTTCATGTAAGCGACGATTGGCGCAGGCAGCAGCACTACACAGGCGAGGCGCCAGTCGGCACTGAACAACAGAGTGCTGGAAGCGATAAGGAGCATCAGCTGATAGATTGCCGTTGTACACAGTTCCTGAATCAATTGCCGGATCCGGTCCGTATCAGCCGTGATCCGATTCATAAGATCTCCTGCCCGTTGAGAGGTCATGAATCCGAGTGGCAGGCTTTGTATCTTCTCATAAACCATTCTGCGCAGATCGGCGGCAATATTAGAGCTGACATTTGCCATGACACGTGCACGGACAATTGACAGCAGTTCTCCAATCACTAGTCCTCCGATCATGGCAGTAAGTGCGATATAGAACAGCTTCATGTTCGGACTTTGTCCGTCAGTCGGCCGTAAGGCACCGTTAATCAGGAGCTCTTGAAAATAGGGTCCTGCCAGCGATATAGCTGAAGCCGCAATCATAACAATCAGCCCTACAGCCAGCGGCTTCCAATGCAGCTTCGAGACGCCAAACAGTTTTTTGAACGCTGCGGCCTTGCTCATGCACCTGGGGCATACACGGGTCCCTGTCACGAGCCGCACGCCGCAATTGGCACAGGTGGCTTCCTCTTCATTATTGAAAATACGGACTTTACGGGCTGCTGATTTATCGTTCAGCACCTGTGCAATGTAGCCGAAGCGGGCGGCATGCTCCATTGAAGAGCGGACGAGGACACGCTTCCCTTGCTTATCCTCGGTCTCCAGCACAACATTTCCGATGAGTGGAATGACCTTGTATTCCCATGAATCAGCAATGATACCTGCTTCCTTCGCTTGTCCGTTCTCGATGTAAGCCCATTTATCCTGCCCGATAACGAGGAAGCCTGCTGATCGGTAGCCAAGCAGAGACAGGTTAGCCGGAACACAATATTCAATCTCTGTTCCGACAGCCTGCACAGCAGCATTCTTGTTCTGTTCAGCAAGCGAGAAATTCAAATTCATCGGCTTTTCCATCTCCTTCATAGCCGCTCTGTTCGCACAGTACAGATGACCTGCCTACATACACAGCTCTACCAGCCGGTATTCCCTGTCCGTCAGCTTGCTCATATCCGGGATGACGAATCGGTTGCCGTCTACGTCAGTCACGAGCAGCAGGACTGGGGTTACCAGCTTGGCGTGGCCGCCACCGCCTCTGACCGTGAACCGGCATAGCCCGGCTGTAGTCTCCGCCTCCCAATAGGAGTAGCCGAACTCCTCTTTCACGCTAATCACCTTGCTGATTTCTGGAGTGAAATAACGGATGTGCAGCTGCTCTTCCAGTAGTTGCACTGTCTCCTCCGTAAAATCATCCAGACTGCGGATCATGCCAATTTCCTTGTTTTCAACTGTTCGGACAGACAAATACATGCGTTTATTCGTATGAGGAAAAGAACAGTGTACATAAACGACAGGATGCGTTTCTTCTCCAACCGTTACAGACAGCATCTGGCCCTCCGTTTTATCAAATTTTGCATTAACCTTTGTCAGATAATGAATGTCGGCGGCATCAGACAGCGAACCTGCTGTGAACTCCCCTTCCGGTAGCTCAGCTGCTTGGGCTGCAGCCACTTCCTTCTCTGTTTTAGACGAATTCATGCTGAAATCACCTCGCTCATTTTTAAAGCCTCATCATGCTTTTTCACCAATGTATAATAAGCGCCAGGGGTACTCATCAGCGATTCATGCGTTCCTTCTTCTACGATCTTGCCCTGATCCATCACTACCAGATAGTCGGCATTGCGAAGCGTGGAGAGCCGGTGTGCAATTGCAATTGTTGTACGTCCCTTAATCAGCTTATCTAGTGCCTCCTGGATTTGCAGCTCCGTCTCCGTATCCAGAGAAGCTGTCGCTTCATCAAGAATTAGAATTTTCGGGTTATGCAGAATCGCCCGTGCAATGGATAACCGCTGCTTCTCGCCGCCCGATAGATTGTATCCACCCGTTCCCACGAGTGTATCGTATCCGTCCGGCAGCTTCTCGATAAAATCATGGGCGTTGGCAATTTTCGCCGCATGAATGATGTCCATGACACTGCAATCCGGGTTGGCATAGGCAATATTTTCAGCAATGCTGCCTGAGAACACGTATACATCCTGCGATACAATCCCAATATTGGAGCGGAGCGATTCAGCGGCCAAATCCTTCACATTCACTCCGTCGATAGTGATTGCACCTTCATTGACATCGTATAGTCGGGAAATCAGGTTGACGAGTGTTGATTTGCCTGCTCCGGAATGTCCGACGACGCCAAGCATTTGTCCTGCCTTCACCTGCAGCGTAACCTTCTTCAAAATCGATTTATTCGGCTCATAGCCAAATACGACATTCGATACTTGAATATCACCCTTCATTACCGGAATCCGGATCGTATCTTCCTTCTCCTTCACATCAGGGTTGGCGTCTTGAATTTCAAAAATTCGCTGCGAAGCTGTCATACAACGTGACCACCAGCCCACGATATTGTTCATAAACTCTATAGGGCCATATAACAGATACATATAATTGACAAAGGTCAGCATCAGCCCAAACGAAATTTCCCCCCTGAGCACCATCCAGCCACCGAATGCCCAGATGAACATGCCGCCCATATGGGTCAGCAAATTAAGCACTGGAAAGATCGTGCCGCTCAAACGGTTATAATGCTGCTCCGAGCCGGAGAAATTCACATTAGCCCGCTGGAACCGTTCCATCTCCTTATGCTCCATGCCAAATGCCTTGACTACTCGGACACCCCTAATGGAGTCGCTAATGATAGAATTCATTGCTGACACGCGACGGTGCGTCCGCCATGATAGCCTCCATAGCTTAGGTAATACTTTGCGTACCAGAAAAAAGACAATCGTCAGCGGCAAAAAACACAGTAGCGTGAGTTTCCAGTCCAGCACCAGCAATATGACCGTAATCCCGATGATATTCATGACATTCACAACAAAGTAGGAGAGTACATCAATGAAAAAGATTTGCAGCTCGGCTGAGTCATAATTGACTCTAGTCATCAGCTGTCCGGTCTGCTTCCGCTGGAAAAAGTTCAGCGACAAGCGCTGCATCGCAGTAAAAATGACTGATTTCAGATCGAAAACAATATTAGCAGCCATTCTCGCATTGATGATTCCGAATAAGACGCCAAATATAAGGGATAGAGTCCGAAAAACAATGACCAGCAAGATGACCAGTCCGACTTGTCCGGCAAAATATCCTTCGCCTTGTAGTGCCTGATCAAATAATGCCGTACCCGTCAAATAGGGAATGACAATTGTAGTCACGGAGCTTAGCAGCATTAGCACAATAATGAGCAGCACGGAGGTTTTATAAGGCTTGGCAAACGATAGCAGTCGGATGAATAGTGCACTTTTCTTCATGCATTTTGGGCAAACCTCGCGGCCTTCTTCCGGGTAAATCCTTCCGCATTTGGGACAAGAGGCATTTACCCCCTCATCCTTCAGCAGCTCACTGTCCAACTCCTCTTGCTGTTTCAGCTTCTTAATGATTGCTGTCAGCCTGGATGCTTTGCTCATCAGTCCATTGGTGAACGCCGCAATCATTCTCTCCTTCGGCGCCTTCACCACCAGCATGCCGGACGCGACAAGGTTAACAATGAAAACGGATTCAATATCACTGATTTTCAATGTTTGAATCGACCAGTGTTCCGCCCCCTGCGTATTGTGCTGCGTATGGCTTTTGACTGGGAGTGAGTAGCCCTTAAAGGTTTTTTCTTGATCTGGTGACTTGAGACTTGTTGCAATAAGCATCTCATGTCGGGATAAGGCAATGTAGGTATCGAGAAAATGCCCCTCTGTCGTAAGGTCGCAAGTCATCTCGAACAGGATATCCTTCTCCGCCCATCCCTGTTGCTGCAACAAGTTTAATTTTTCAGTAGAATGAATAGTCATCACCTCCAAAGGTGATATGAATGTTTGAATGCTCCATTTATATAGTATACATATTAGTATAAAAAGTATATATTGACTATGGAATAAATGTGTATTAGATTTATTCCATACATTTTATACTTCTATGTTTAATAATGAGTTTGGAATTTCGGGATTTGAGTTGGAGGATAATCAGATGGCTTTATTATTTAAAAGTCGGGGCGCTATGCTGCTTCTGATGTTTAATTTATTTTTGGTCTTTGCCGGCATTGGTCTGGTCATACCGGTAATCCCTAAATACATTACAATGTTGGATATTAACGGAAGCATTGCTGGTTTGCTTACCGCCTCTTTTGCATTTACACAGTTGGTTTTCTCTCCGCTTGCAGGACGGTTATCCGATTCCTTCGGACGTAAGCGCGTTATTGTCGTCGGAATGCTGGTCTTCGCCTGTGCCGAAATTATATTCGGATTAGCTGATTCTGCTCTGCTTCTCTTCGTATCCCGGATGATGGGCGGCATTAGCGGAGCGCTTATCATGCCTGCCGTTATGGCCTATGCGGCGGATGTCACGACCGAGGAAGAGCGTGCCAAAGGGATGGGCTTTATCAATGCTTCTATTTCGACAGGCTACATCATTGGTCCCGGCATTGGAGGCTATATTGCCGAGTTCGGCATTCGTGTGCCGTTCTATGCTGCTGGAGTTGCAGGTCTGGTCGCTGCGGTTATCACGATGATTGTACTGCCGGAGTCGCTACAGTCCATTAAAAAAGGGAATGAGAATAACGAAAAGGCAGGAGCTGATACGGAGACGAAACAAAGTCTGTTCCAGCAGCTGCGTTTTGCTTACCGCGAACCGTATTTTATTAGTTTAATTATTGTGTTAGTTATGTCCTTTGGACTTGCCAACTATGAAGCGATATTCGGCCTTTTCGTCGACCATAAGCTCGACTTCACTCCGAAGGATATTGCCTTCATTTTCACATTTGCTTCCATTGGTGGTGCTGTGGTTCAGTTAACTATTTTCGGATGGCTAATGAACCGCTTTGGCGAGAGGATGGTTATTACACTTTGCCTACTCGCTGCCGGGGTCTTCGTCCTATTGACGTTGTTCGTGCACCAATACTGGCTGATCTTTGCTGTTACCTTTGTTATCTTTTTGTCCATAGATATTTTACGTCCTGCCATCAGCACACAAATGTCCATGTTCGCCCAAGAAAAGCAGGGGTATGTAGCAGGACTTAACTCCGCCTTTACTAGCCTTGGCAATATTATCGGACCAATAGCAGCTGGAATGCTATTCGATGTGAATATGAACTTCCCTTATGTGGTTGCCGGAATCATTCTGATTCTGTGCTTCGGGCTCACTTTGTTCAAAGGAAGCCAGCGCGTACAGCGTGCAAATGCTTAAAGAATTCAAAGCAGTAATTATATTTCGAATACATCGCTGTGTAACCCAAGGGTACCAGCGATGTATTTTTCATTGTCGGAGTCAACAAGGAGTCAGCACTCAAATACAGAAAATACTAATATACGCTCAAAAATTATTTTTTCCATTTCCGAACCATTCATCGATAATCGACACTATAGAGATGAAAGGCAGGTGAAGCTTACATGCCAGACACGATTGCTATGTCCATCCAACGTGATTACTTAGAGAAACTTTACTATTTCGCGCTGAAGAAGACAGGAAGCAAACACGAAGCGGAAGATTTGGCCCAGGACATTGCATCGCAGGCGCTGCTCAGCCTCGCGAATGGAAGCCGCCCGGATGACCTAAGTCGATGGATTTGGACGATTGCGCGTAATCGCTATGCGAGTTGGGCGAAAGAGAAGAAACGCCGCAGTGGTACAGTTTCTAGCGAAGCATCGCTCATCGCTGTGCCTGACGGGCAAGCAACGGCGGATGATCAGCTGTTGCTCCGAGAGAATCTTTCCTTGTTGCGGCGCGAGTTATCGCTTCTGGTAACTGGCTACCGTGAAATCGTCGTCGCCTATTACTTTGAAGGTGAGCGTCTCGCAGACATTGCAGCGAGGCTCGATATACCTGAAGGAACGGTCAAACGCAAGCTTCACGAATGCCGAAAAAACATTCGGGAGGGAAGATAAAATGGATTAATCGGACTGGATGTGCCTGCCAGACTGATCGGTCAGCTGAAATTCGTATATCCAGTGAATTCCTTTATATCATGCGAATTATGTGCCTTCGGCATGCCCTGGATCAAGGACACATCAAGCTGCCGGAGGAACCGATGAAAAGCACGATTGCCATGTATATGATGCTCGGCTAAAGCAACAATAAGTGAATTTCTCAATAAAGCAGGATTCAGAATGGCTATAGATTGGCTGACCAATTTGCACCAAATAAGTAGTATTAAATTTTAATGTGCTATAGAATGTTAATAATTGGGGGGGAGAAGAATGAATAGAAATAGTGTGATAGCTGTTTGTCTCTTTCTTTCGCTTATAGGAAATGCATTTTTGCTGAAAATGTATTTTGACGATAAACACAACCAGGTTACGCTTGAAAAAGGAATTATTATGAATGAAATGATTGAGCGGGAAAAGGGATTAAGGAATTTCAGAGCATTTGTCGGCGAATTAGCAGCAAAATATGACGAACATGTCCCTATTAGTAAAGAACAATCTAGTCTCTATTCGTTATTGGCATCCCCTTATAAATCGTTAATTCCGAAAGGCACATATGAGATACAAGCAGACTATAAACATTACGATGATTATTTAGGATTCATTCAAGAATTTGATAGAGAGTACGAGGCAATTGGAGATAACTTTAAGATCAGGCTGCCGTTAATGACTAAAGAACAATTAGTAAATTTCTCTTCTCATTTAGATGGGACTTATGATTTGCTTATGGATAAAGCATTACGAGATTGGGGAATTAGAAGAACGGGTAAAAAGTTAGACATTAAATTTGAGCCAAATAAAGAAATACTTAATCAGGTGTTAAAAGAGCTA
This portion of the Cohnella abietis genome encodes:
- a CDS encoding NAD(P)/FAD-dependent oxidoreductase, with protein sequence MNKQKIVIIGAGIVGASMAYHIAKQNQDVTVIERHPAAAREVTEKSFAWIHTTHRVAPEYWHLYDAALEEYHALQQELSELKIHWHGALTWGTPPLREQLHSQKLNREQLEALEPNLKEYPDEAIFVSEEGALDPIGLTELLLSKAREYGAKVQFDTIVTLLQQEDSRLVGIHTSKGFLESDVVVLAAGTGIPELCNPLGCPVPVTSSPSILIRMKTTNKLIRTLISNAQFEARQLTDHTLLAAEDYIDESEENGPEAVGKRAFETLRRSLKDGNQLELESIQVGMRPMPEDGYPIVGFHDHIKGLYLTVMHSAITLAPLIARLAASEIIDRESRSELDPCRLSRF
- a CDS encoding TVP38/TMEM64 family protein, which encodes MRNLYAPSGNAKIKKWLAFLFYALTISMLIVYKSELLAWMQQGSHSVFLMLLITICFTFFPIIPYSVVIGIMAFMYGTLPGALLCWSGAWISSILMYAYTRFFYSEQTNKWLSTNERVVSFHAKMMKKPFVSILLARLIPVIPQSIVSIYAGATSISFPIYALASAIGKIPGMLLYAFIGKHLLSLF
- a CDS encoding DUF2975 domain-containing protein; the protein is MNGIEFKAKPGFKRMHNTLQIGYWGAIGLLIAFVCFDIWIGLKPQELFSAEKGIAHWSFSVPIWDTVTKSVLVPFTYFQPINPDKFDAKTAYLVVSLTNTVLAFCAYLYSIGQIRHIIGSILSGSSPFVLANASRLRKLGIAVILYSLLAKLILNIMICLLVTRIFSINLGGISLIGIIIGILVLFVSEIFKYGALLQEEHDSTI
- a CDS encoding helix-turn-helix domain-containing protein, translating into MPIIIRLDRVLADKKMKLNDLADKVGISNVNLSNLKTGKVKAIRFSTLEAICEILDCQPGDIMEFVADSESCKND
- a CDS encoding ABC transporter ATP-binding protein; the encoded protein is MKEMEKPMNLNFSLAEQNKNAAVQAVGTEIEYCVPANLSLLGYRSAGFLVIGQDKWAYIENGQAKEAGIIADSWEYKVIPLIGNVVLETEDKQGKRVLVRSSMEHAARFGYIAQVLNDKSAARKVRIFNNEEEATCANCGVRLVTGTRVCPRCMSKAAAFKKLFGVSKLHWKPLAVGLIVMIAASAISLAGPYFQELLINGALRPTDGQSPNMKLFYIALTAMIGGLVIGELLSIVRARVMANVSSNIAADLRRMVYEKIQSLPLGFMTSQRAGDLMNRITADTDRIRQLIQELCTTAIYQLMLLIASSTLLFSADWRLACVVLLPAPIVAYMNIYIWKHVLWKLYHKQWRVYDRASSFLHDVLSGIRVVKAFGKESREIKRFRTYNSEFAVATIKNETLLNVLAPITNYLIQLGQYFVLLLGCNLILNNQMNVGELIKFSMYASMVFGPIAWMMFMPRWVANALISIDRVFSVIDEQPEVLEAKRAVKHTIRGAISFRGVYFGYKSYEPVLKNVSFDIREGEMIGLVGHSGSGKSTLINLLSRFYDVNEGQITIDGVDIRDIQQNDMRSQIGVVLQETFLFTGTILDNIRYSKPGATEEEVIRAAKIANAHSFIINLPDGYDTLLEENGNNISGGERQRLAIARAILNDPPLLILDEATSALDIETESVIQEALQRIMKGRTTIAIAHRLSTLRNADRLAVLEKGTIAEIGSHAELVEKRGNYYKLITAQRQMSKKEQKDELVG
- a CDS encoding DUF1854 domain-containing protein → MNSSKTEKEVAAAQAAELPEGEFTAGSLSDAADIHYLTKVNAKFDKTEGQMLSVTVGEETHPVVYVHCSFPHTNKRMYLSVRTVENKEIGMIRSLDDFTEETVQLLEEQLHIRYFTPEISKVISVKEEFGYSYWEAETTAGLCRFTVRGGGGHAKLVTPVLLLVTDVDGNRFVIPDMSKLTDREYRLVELCM
- a CDS encoding ABC transporter ATP-binding protein, encoding MLQQQGWAEKDILFEMTCDLTTEGHFLDTYIALSRHEMLIATSLKSPDQEKTFKGYSLPVKSHTQHNTQGAEHWSIQTLKISDIESVFIVNLVASGMLVVKAPKERMIAAFTNGLMSKASRLTAIIKKLKQQEELDSELLKDEGVNASCPKCGRIYPEEGREVCPKCMKKSALFIRLLSFAKPYKTSVLLIIVLMLLSSVTTIVIPYLTGTALFDQALQGEGYFAGQVGLVILLVIVFRTLSLIFGVLFGIINARMAANIVFDLKSVIFTAMQRLSLNFFQRKQTGQLMTRVNYDSAELQIFFIDVLSYFVVNVMNIIGITVILLVLDWKLTLLCFLPLTIVFFLVRKVLPKLWRLSWRTHRRVSAMNSIISDSIRGVRVVKAFGMEHKEMERFQRANVNFSGSEQHYNRLSGTIFPVLNLLTHMGGMFIWAFGGWMVLRGEISFGLMLTFVNYMYLLYGPIEFMNNIVGWWSRCMTASQRIFEIQDANPDVKEKEDTIRIPVMKGDIQVSNVVFGYEPNKSILKKVTLQVKAGQMLGVVGHSGAGKSTLVNLISRLYDVNEGAITIDGVNVKDLAAESLRSNIGIVSQDVYVFSGSIAENIAYANPDCSVMDIIHAAKIANAHDFIEKLPDGYDTLVGTGGYNLSGGEKQRLSIARAILHNPKILILDEATASLDTETELQIQEALDKLIKGRTTIAIAHRLSTLRNADYLVVMDQGKIVEEGTHESLMSTPGAYYTLVKKHDEALKMSEVISA